CCAGAGGTCGATCGAGAGCTCAAGGAACATTATATGAATAGCTACCGGGGCTGTAAGATATTTGCCGATGGCTTGGATCATTATTTTGGCTTTAACGAGTCGGCCGACTTGGTTGCGCGCCGCCAGCGGATTCTCGGCTCGGCAGAAAATCCAAGTCCTTCGAAGTAGATACTTCATGCAAGCGGAGCCATCCTCAAGCAAGCTTTCTAAAAATTGATTTTTTGGGTCGGAGTTACTTCTGTCGTTTCTGGCGGAGCGGCTTATAATCGTAGGGTTTGCGCAAAGAGCCTTTAAGCTCAAGAACTCGGCGACTTTTTCGGCGTTGAATCATTTCGCTGAGTGCAAGGACGACAGCTTGGGTTTTAGTGCCGACGCCAGCGATTTCCTGGGCTTCTTTTAGTAATTTTTCCGGTAAATCAAGAGTGATTCGCATACAAACACTCCACAATAATGCTGAATTTGAACCGTCGGTGCTGAAAAATTCTTTTCATGTTCTTCCCCCCCTTTGAAAAAGGGGGGCAGGG
This sequence is a window from bacterium. Protein-coding genes within it:
- a CDS encoding type II toxin-antitoxin system VapB family antitoxin, translating into MRITLDLPEKLLKEAQEIAGVGTKTQAVVLALSEMIQRRKSRRVLELKGSLRKPYDYKPLRQKRQK